A stretch of Fimbriimonadaceae bacterium DNA encodes these proteins:
- the selD gene encoding selenide, water dikinase SelD: protein MPAMRLTHLVDCAGUATKLGPSQLAEVLRQLPPSSHPDLLVGFETSDDAGVWRLSDTQALVQTVDFFTPIVDDPYAYGAIAAANSMSDVYAMGGRPITVLNISCFDPDAAPAEVWAAVMRGAADKVAEAGAVVIGGHSVKDAEPKFGMCVTGLVDPGKMFANTAARPGDAIYLSKPLGTGIVATAAKFDQCEDAELAEAIATMSELNREACEKGLEAGVRCATDVTGFGLAGHLFNVARGSGATLVIEAGALPVLSGVQRMVEANLTTGGAGRNAEFLGEALHVDPEVPDWLRQVVVDPQTSGGLALFSAVPIEGCRRIGSVRQGPPEIHLVP from the coding sequence CTGCCAGCCATGCGTTTGACGCACCTTGTCGATTGCGCGGGTTGAGCGACGAAGCTGGGGCCATCCCAATTGGCGGAGGTTCTCCGCCAGCTTCCACCCTCGAGCCACCCCGACCTGCTCGTCGGATTCGAAACGTCCGACGACGCAGGCGTTTGGCGTTTGTCCGACACCCAGGCGCTGGTGCAGACGGTGGACTTCTTCACGCCCATCGTGGACGACCCCTACGCGTACGGCGCGATCGCCGCGGCCAACTCGATGAGCGACGTGTACGCGATGGGGGGGCGGCCGATCACCGTGCTGAACATCTCGTGCTTCGACCCCGACGCGGCGCCCGCGGAAGTCTGGGCGGCGGTGATGCGGGGAGCCGCGGACAAGGTCGCCGAAGCCGGCGCGGTGGTGATCGGCGGACACAGCGTCAAGGACGCCGAACCGAAGTTCGGCATGTGTGTGACCGGTCTTGTGGACCCGGGGAAGATGTTCGCCAACACGGCGGCCCGCCCGGGAGATGCGATCTACCTCTCCAAGCCGTTGGGCACCGGCATTGTGGCGACCGCCGCCAAGTTCGACCAGTGCGAGGACGCGGAGCTGGCCGAAGCGATCGCCACGATGAGCGAGCTGAACCGCGAGGCCTGCGAGAAGGGCCTCGAGGCGGGGGTGCGCTGCGCCACCGACGTCACGGGCTTCGGCTTGGCCGGCCACCTGTTCAACGTCGCGCGAGGCTCGGGAGCGACGCTGGTCATCGAGGCGGGAGCGCTTCCGGTGTTGTCGGGCGTGCAGCGGATGGTGGAGGCGAACCTCACCACCGGCGGGGCCGGGCGCAACGCCGAGTTTCTCGGCGAGGCCCTCCACGTGGATCCCGAGGTGCCCGATTGGCTGCGCCAGGTCGTGGTGGACCCGCAAACCAGCGGCGGGCTGGCGCTGTTCTCGGCCGTTCCGATCGAGGGTTGCCGCCGGATCGGAAGCGTCCGCCAGGGCCCTCCCGAAATCCACCTGGTGCCCTAG
- a CDS encoding DUF255 domain-containing protein: MRKPSFQVVTLATALLVLLGVAAQLVKPLIPPPKENKLAVEASEFLRRAAEQRIDWHALDASAFAEARRRDLPILFVVGLPWGRFGREFDSGIFTHPDVEAYLGRKFVCVRADGLLHPELLNGFFPLSRGALRLRDEFQIYILQPDGKMVDFLVRADSRAFDAYALIDALIAIQKRLVERDPDDPTNPANVQAADVASLLQDSASAFPDFQEYALFLADRPDLARDGGPALRFDPLLPNAWMFLARVGRADLAVAAMRRLLRSSMVDWIDGGFFHIGVGGWNVVEFDKVAAQNAEMMFLASALASRSREFEFADVARSTFDALASEFVDLGLVRACRIGDEGPLDRSERSSFSPRDLREIFPDAADRTFAREWFSLRVEENPQMVVRARDPQAMHTPQAVAAMTRLRRFAESKPRAFAGQALLDVNGTVAARMLATARLLGDVDRKAVATTLYDQLDAFRAADDVTHTLDRRLSAEAYLGDYLAFADASLEDYLATGRVPSLFRGLSVLKRAVFLFDLGRGAYAMTYRRSGELGPQVEPVPQLADSDCESTSARMIRLLCDYGWLFPEEAAVGAKGDALTFSERARQSASHFADSAPRLGPLAGGYYRASLGVSEDTYVITTGPNAQSLADEVNRLVPMRFVAPAYAGIRTDVQRKGNGVFLVSGKAIQGPMSPREASAQLRRSALASPPVPTLAPSQR, encoded by the coding sequence ATGCGCAAGCCCAGCTTTCAGGTGGTGACCCTCGCCACGGCCCTGCTGGTGCTCCTCGGAGTGGCCGCCCAACTGGTCAAGCCTCTGATTCCCCCTCCCAAGGAGAACAAGCTCGCGGTCGAGGCCAGCGAGTTCCTTCGGCGCGCCGCCGAACAGCGCATCGACTGGCACGCGCTGGACGCGAGCGCGTTCGCCGAAGCTCGGCGGCGGGACCTGCCGATCCTGTTCGTGGTCGGGCTGCCCTGGGGACGCTTCGGGCGCGAGTTCGACTCGGGGATCTTCACCCACCCCGACGTGGAGGCCTACCTCGGGAGGAAGTTCGTGTGCGTTCGGGCCGATGGACTCCTCCATCCCGAGTTGCTCAACGGCTTCTTCCCCCTTTCCCGCGGCGCGCTCCGCCTGCGCGACGAGTTTCAGATCTACATCTTGCAGCCCGACGGGAAGATGGTGGATTTTCTGGTGCGGGCCGACTCTCGGGCTTTCGACGCCTACGCGCTGATCGACGCGCTGATCGCCATCCAAAAGCGCCTCGTCGAGCGCGACCCGGATGACCCCACCAATCCCGCCAACGTTCAAGCCGCCGATGTGGCGTCGCTGCTCCAGGACTCGGCGTCCGCCTTTCCCGACTTCCAGGAGTACGCCCTCTTTCTGGCGGACCGGCCCGACCTTGCACGCGACGGCGGCCCCGCCCTCCGGTTCGACCCGCTGTTGCCCAACGCGTGGATGTTTTTGGCCCGGGTCGGAAGGGCGGATCTCGCCGTGGCGGCGATGCGGCGGTTGCTCCGCTCCTCCATGGTGGACTGGATCGACGGAGGCTTCTTTCACATCGGCGTCGGCGGCTGGAACGTCGTCGAGTTCGACAAGGTCGCCGCGCAAAACGCCGAGATGATGTTTCTCGCCTCTGCCCTCGCCTCTCGATCGCGGGAGTTCGAGTTCGCCGACGTCGCCCGGTCGACGTTCGATGCGCTTGCGAGCGAGTTTGTCGATCTCGGGCTCGTGCGCGCGTGCCGGATCGGGGACGAGGGGCCTCTCGACCGAAGCGAGCGTTCGAGCTTTTCTCCGAGGGATCTGCGCGAGATTTTCCCGGATGCGGCCGACCGAACCTTCGCTCGGGAGTGGTTCAGCCTGCGCGTGGAGGAGAACCCCCAAATGGTCGTGCGCGCACGCGACCCGCAGGCCATGCACACGCCCCAGGCCGTCGCCGCGATGACGCGTCTCCGCCGGTTTGCCGAATCCAAGCCGCGCGCCTTCGCCGGCCAGGCGCTCCTCGACGTCAACGGAACCGTCGCGGCGCGAATGCTCGCCACCGCGCGGCTGCTGGGAGACGTCGATCGAAAAGCCGTGGCGACCACCCTGTACGACCAGCTGGACGCGTTCCGGGCGGCCGACGACGTCACCCACACCTTGGACCGTCGCCTCTCCGCCGAAGCGTATCTCGGCGACTACTTGGCTTTCGCCGATGCATCGCTCGAAGACTATCTCGCAACCGGCCGCGTGCCGTCCCTTTTCCGAGGGCTCTCCGTGCTGAAGCGCGCGGTGTTCCTGTTCGACCTCGGAAGGGGCGCCTACGCGATGACGTACCGCCGTTCGGGGGAGCTTGGGCCGCAGGTCGAGCCGGTTCCCCAGTTGGCCGACTCGGACTGCGAGTCGACTTCGGCCCGGATGATCCGCCTCCTCTGCGACTACGGCTGGCTCTTCCCCGAAGAGGCGGCGGTCGGCGCAAAAGGAGACGCGTTGACCTTTTCGGAACGCGCGCGTCAATCTGCGAGCCACTTTGCGGACTCGGCTCCGCGCCTCGGTCCCCTCGCGGGAGGCTACTACCGTGCCTCCTTGGGCGTCTCCGAGGACACCTACGTTATCACGACCGGTCCCAACGCCCAGTCCCTCGCCGACGAAGTCAACCGGCTCGTGCCAATGCGCTTCGTGGCGCCCGCCTATGCCGGCATCCGAACCGATGTGCAGCGGAAGGGGAACGGCGTGTTTCTGGTCTCCGGGAAGGCGATCCAAGGCCCGATGTCGCCGCGCGAGGCGTCCGCCCAGCTCCGGCGCAGCGCCTTGGCGTCGCCGCCGGTCCCCACGCTGGCGCCCTCCCAGAGGTGA
- the gatC gene encoding Asp-tRNA(Asn)/Glu-tRNA(Gln) amidotransferase subunit GatC, producing MSITLDEVRHVAKLARLELDEAEILALQGELNSLLGHFADIEELDARSEDGLTHSVTLANVWSEDRIGVCLTPEEALRGAPKSKAGLFVVPTIIED from the coding sequence ATGTCGATCACGCTCGACGAAGTGCGCCACGTGGCGAAGCTGGCTCGGCTCGAACTCGACGAGGCCGAGATCCTCGCGCTGCAGGGCGAACTGAACAGCCTGCTGGGGCACTTCGCCGACATCGAGGAGCTCGATGCGCGGTCTGAGGACGGACTCACCCACTCCGTCACGCTCGCCAACGTCTGGTCCGAGGATCGGATCGGGGTTTGCCTGACGCCTGAAGAGGCGTTGCGCGGCGCGCCGAAATCGAAGGCGGGCCTCTTCGTCGTCCCGACGATCATCGAGGACTGA
- the gatA gene encoding Asp-tRNA(Asn)/Glu-tRNA(Gln) amidotransferase subunit GatA, with protein sequence MPTSLTATALRRGLSDRTFSAPEIARACLDRIAELDGEIGAFLTVDREAVEAQARRAQSMLEDGSAGPLTGIPVALKDNLSTAGLRTTCASRMLERYVPPYDATVVDRLKSEGAVILGKTNLDEFAMGTSTENSAFHPTRNPWSRSRSPGGSSGGSAAAVAARLAPLALGSDTGGSVRQPASLCGVVGFKPTYGRCSRYGLVAFASSLDQIGTLARTVEDAALLAEAVTGHDPRDSTSLPMGPVPSADLESGSLRGKRFAVPKEMGDAAVDPDVGAVFESVVETLRAEGAEVDEVSLPSTRYAVTTYYLIAPAEASSNLARFDGVRYGCRAEDGGGGHVAMMERTRGRGFGHEVKARIMIGTYALSAGYYDAYYVRAQQIRARLRDEFQACLERFDFVLSPTSPIPAFPLGVLARDPLALKRLDVFTIPASLGGFPAISLNGGFAGGLPVGVQLVGRLEDDAHVLQTARSIERVLPSATRPAPVP encoded by the coding sequence GTGCCGACGTCCCTCACGGCCACCGCATTGCGCCGAGGGCTGTCCGACCGGACCTTCTCCGCTCCAGAAATCGCCAGGGCGTGCCTCGACCGCATCGCCGAGCTCGACGGAGAGATCGGCGCCTTCCTCACGGTCGATCGAGAAGCGGTCGAAGCGCAGGCGAGGCGTGCCCAGTCGATGCTGGAGGACGGGAGCGCCGGACCGCTCACGGGCATCCCGGTGGCGCTGAAGGACAATCTCTCGACCGCGGGCCTGCGCACGACCTGCGCGTCGCGGATGCTGGAGCGCTACGTCCCGCCGTACGACGCCACGGTCGTCGATAGGCTCAAGTCGGAGGGCGCCGTCATCCTGGGCAAGACCAATCTCGACGAGTTCGCCATGGGGACCTCGACGGAGAACAGCGCGTTCCATCCCACCCGCAACCCGTGGAGCCGGTCGCGCTCGCCCGGCGGAAGCTCGGGAGGTTCGGCTGCGGCCGTCGCGGCGCGCCTGGCCCCCCTGGCCCTTGGGTCGGACACGGGCGGATCGGTGAGGCAACCCGCCTCTCTGTGCGGCGTCGTGGGCTTCAAACCCACGTACGGTCGGTGTTCTCGCTACGGCCTCGTCGCCTTCGCTTCCAGCCTCGACCAGATTGGGACTCTGGCCCGAACGGTCGAAGATGCGGCGTTGCTCGCCGAGGCCGTGACGGGACACGATCCGCGCGACAGCACTTCGCTCCCTATGGGGCCCGTTCCATCCGCCGACTTGGAATCCGGATCCTTGCGCGGCAAGCGGTTCGCCGTTCCGAAGGAGATGGGAGATGCGGCCGTCGATCCCGACGTGGGCGCGGTGTTCGAATCGGTCGTGGAGACCCTTCGGGCCGAAGGGGCCGAGGTGGACGAGGTGAGTTTGCCCTCGACGCGTTACGCGGTGACGACCTACTACCTGATCGCGCCTGCCGAGGCGAGCAGCAACCTCGCCCGTTTCGACGGCGTGCGCTACGGTTGCCGTGCCGAGGACGGTGGCGGGGGGCATGTCGCGATGATGGAACGGACCCGGGGCCGAGGTTTTGGCCACGAGGTGAAGGCGCGCATCATGATCGGCACCTACGCCCTCTCGGCGGGGTACTACGACGCGTACTACGTGCGCGCCCAACAGATCCGGGCGCGGCTGCGGGATGAGTTCCAAGCGTGCCTCGAGCGGTTCGACTTCGTGCTCTCGCCGACCAGTCCGATCCCGGCCTTTCCGTTGGGGGTGTTGGCTCGGGATCCCTTGGCGTTGAAGCGGCTGGACGTCTTCACGATTCCCGCGAGCCTGGGTGGTTTTCCGGCGATCTCGTTGAACGGGGGATTTGCGGGCGGCTTGCCCGTGGGAGTCCAACTCGTGGGCCGGCTCGAGGACGACGCCCACGTGCTTCAGACCGCGCGGTCCATCGAACGCGTGTTGCCGAGTGCGACGCGCCCGGCTCCGGTCCCGTAA
- the ispE gene encoding 4-(cytidine 5'-diphospho)-2-C-methyl-D-erythritol kinase yields the protein MSLRLRVRCPAKFNPFLAVGPPDASGYHPIRTVFQAVSLFDELRVAEGVRDSLACSWDGLPADNTITKALRLCRELAPIPPLSITLDKQIPAQSGLGGGSSDAAGLLRALECLYPGLLGERDRWEIAHAVGADVPFFLVGGRARGEGYGERLRPMEDAPAQWLVVARPEGGVSTAEAYRALDSVDRRWAKFEDAERGWANDFERVMPAASAELADRLRAAGAHPAVLCGSGSAVAAGASSRQDAERIRAEISAPDVRAWAVHTLTRAESLAMLRDETA from the coding sequence ATGAGCCTTCGCCTGCGCGTGCGGTGTCCCGCGAAGTTCAATCCGTTCCTCGCCGTCGGCCCGCCCGATGCGAGCGGGTACCACCCGATCCGAACGGTCTTCCAAGCCGTCTCCCTCTTCGACGAACTGCGTGTCGCCGAAGGGGTGCGAGACTCGCTGGCCTGTTCCTGGGACGGCCTGCCGGCGGACAACACGATCACGAAAGCCCTGCGGCTGTGCCGGGAGCTCGCCCCGATCCCGCCTCTTTCGATCACCTTGGACAAGCAGATCCCCGCGCAGAGCGGGCTGGGCGGGGGCAGCTCCGATGCGGCGGGTCTCCTGCGCGCGTTGGAGTGTCTCTATCCCGGTTTGCTGGGCGAGCGAGACCGCTGGGAGATCGCCCATGCCGTGGGAGCGGACGTCCCGTTCTTCCTCGTGGGAGGCCGCGCGCGAGGCGAGGGGTACGGCGAACGTCTCCGCCCGATGGAAGACGCGCCCGCGCAGTGGCTGGTGGTGGCCCGCCCGGAGGGCGGCGTTTCGACCGCAGAGGCCTATCGGGCGCTCGATTCCGTGGACCGACGTTGGGCTAAGTTCGAAGATGCGGAGCGGGGCTGGGCCAACGACTTCGAAAGGGTCATGCCGGCGGCAAGCGCCGAGTTGGCCGATCGGCTGCGGGCGGCGGGGGCGCACCCGGCCGTGCTCTGCGGAAGCGGTTCGGCGGTCGCCGCGGGGGCCTCCTCGCGACAAGATGCCGAGCGGATCCGTGCCGAGATCTCGGCGCCCGACGTTCGGGCCTGGGCCGTCCACACGTTGACGCGCGCAGAAAGTCTCGCAATGTTGCGGGATGAGACCGCGTGA
- a CDS encoding MerR family transcriptional regulator: MASDRKTHRPDNAVSISVAARITAVEVHTLRYWEREFSDYLIPNRTEGGQRRYRPEDIQTVFIIKRLLRDEMFSIAGARRHLKRVLEAQAA, from the coding sequence ATGGCGAGCGATCGAAAGACCCACAGGCCGGACAACGCGGTCAGCATCAGCGTTGCTGCGCGCATCACCGCGGTGGAGGTGCACACCCTCCGCTACTGGGAGCGCGAGTTCTCGGACTACCTGATTCCCAATCGCACCGAAGGCGGACAGCGCCGCTATCGGCCCGAGGACATCCAAACCGTTTTCATCATCAAGCGCCTTCTCCGGGACGAGATGTTCAGCATCGCAGGCGCAAGACGACACCTCAAGCGCGTGCTCGAGGCGCAGGCCGCCTGA
- a CDS encoding glycosyltransferase: MANAQQVLQRARSLAEQYRHDEAERLIVKLLSEEPSNPDASAELGILYTFTQREIEAVDLLHRASGAERFSELAQSLTDHFHCRALMAKKLGIDDPLGKKAMESVRALAGLEPGNVGIRLSACLIVRNEEAHLERCLASVRRIADEIVVVDTGSTDGTVAIAERFGATIGHFDWVDDFSAARNESLRLATGDWALWIDADEELDASSENGVREALMRPQFGGFYVQIHNLLDESGDANQYVHVPVRLFKRCDSVRFEGRVHEQITPSLKALGLPNATLESVKIRHYGYRPSDMASKDKIQRTVSLIEKELEERPDDPFQLFNLANAQIVARDYASAAAAAGAAVRHLERESGYGSQVYQILAASLIELGRYDEALAACDECDERGFASVLSQFERAHALQRMNRDEDALAAIDRCLAMEWPLELTGDYGIKTHKRQLLKGQIIAQLGRFTEAVELFDFALAHDPANTVALYSKAATLDAMGQPIEALKVFEAGFGDPFMGPANKKGAARVYQRLGQLDVACQLFEEAWRGRPMDHGFWVHWVQCAEAAGDMPAVVRAYEAYNERAELSADMLVNWGRALATCGDHEKGLNCFTEALKRDPTNANAYFNCGDLLYQLGHFADAAHLYESGLRHAPLNADGWFVLGNSLAQMGLGQGAQTAYRQALNINAKHAGAQANLALVEEGMKEQAA, encoded by the coding sequence ATGGCAAACGCACAGCAGGTTCTCCAGCGGGCGCGCTCGCTGGCCGAGCAGTACCGTCACGACGAGGCAGAGCGCCTGATCGTCAAGCTGCTGTCCGAGGAGCCCTCGAACCCCGACGCGAGCGCCGAACTCGGCATCCTCTACACGTTTACTCAGCGCGAGATCGAAGCCGTCGACCTCCTTCATCGGGCTTCGGGTGCCGAACGGTTTTCCGAACTCGCCCAATCGTTGACCGATCACTTTCACTGCCGCGCCCTGATGGCCAAGAAGCTGGGCATCGACGATCCTCTTGGCAAGAAAGCTATGGAGTCGGTCCGAGCCCTTGCGGGACTCGAGCCCGGCAACGTGGGAATCCGGCTCTCGGCGTGCTTGATCGTCCGCAACGAGGAAGCCCACCTCGAGCGCTGCCTTGCGAGCGTGCGTCGGATCGCCGACGAGATCGTCGTGGTGGACACGGGGTCCACCGACGGAACGGTCGCCATCGCCGAGCGGTTCGGGGCGACGATCGGGCACTTCGACTGGGTCGACGACTTCTCCGCGGCGCGCAACGAATCGCTGCGCCTCGCCACGGGCGACTGGGCCCTTTGGATCGATGCCGACGAGGAGCTGGACGCATCCAGCGAGAACGGCGTTCGCGAAGCGCTGATGCGGCCGCAGTTCGGCGGCTTCTACGTACAGATTCACAACCTCCTCGACGAGAGCGGGGACGCGAACCAGTACGTCCACGTCCCGGTTCGGCTGTTCAAACGGTGCGACTCGGTTCGGTTCGAAGGCCGGGTGCACGAGCAGATCACTCCGTCGCTGAAGGCGCTGGGACTCCCCAACGCGACGCTCGAGAGCGTCAAGATCCGGCACTACGGCTACCGCCCGTCGGACATGGCGTCCAAGGACAAGATCCAGCGGACGGTGTCCCTGATCGAGAAGGAGCTGGAGGAGCGGCCCGACGACCCGTTCCAGCTCTTCAACCTCGCCAACGCCCAGATCGTCGCCCGGGACTACGCGTCGGCGGCCGCGGCGGCCGGGGCCGCGGTCCGGCACCTCGAGCGAGAGAGCGGCTATGGGAGCCAGGTTTACCAGATCCTCGCCGCGAGCCTGATCGAACTGGGGCGCTACGACGAGGCCCTGGCGGCTTGCGACGAGTGCGACGAGCGCGGCTTCGCCAGCGTGCTGTCCCAGTTCGAACGAGCACACGCCCTCCAGCGGATGAACCGCGACGAGGATGCGCTCGCTGCGATCGACCGATGTCTGGCCATGGAGTGGCCGCTCGAGCTTACGGGCGACTACGGCATCAAGACGCACAAGCGCCAGTTGTTGAAGGGCCAGATCATCGCCCAACTCGGACGCTTCACCGAAGCGGTCGAGCTCTTCGACTTCGCCCTTGCCCACGACCCCGCGAACACGGTTGCGCTCTACTCCAAAGCCGCCACCCTCGACGCGATGGGGCAACCCATCGAAGCGCTCAAGGTGTTCGAGGCCGGCTTCGGCGATCCCTTCATGGGGCCCGCCAACAAGAAGGGTGCGGCGCGCGTGTACCAACGGCTCGGCCAGCTCGACGTCGCGTGCCAACTCTTCGAAGAGGCGTGGCGCGGACGCCCGATGGACCACGGCTTCTGGGTGCACTGGGTCCAGTGCGCGGAAGCCGCCGGGGACATGCCGGCGGTCGTGCGGGCCTACGAAGCGTACAACGAGCGGGCCGAGCTCAGCGCCGACATGCTCGTGAACTGGGGACGCGCCCTCGCCACGTGCGGGGACCATGAGAAGGGGCTGAACTGCTTCACCGAAGCGCTCAAACGCGATCCCACGAACGCGAACGCCTACTTCAACTGCGGCGACCTCCTCTACCAGCTCGGCCACTTCGCCGACGCCGCCCACCTGTACGAGTCAGGCCTGCGGCACGCACCGCTCAACGCCGACGGATGGTTCGTGCTCGGCAACAGCCTCGCCCAGATGGGATTGGGCCAAGGCGCCCAAACCGCCTACCGGCAAGCGCTGAACATCAACGCCAAGCACGCCGGCGCGCAAGCGAACCTCGCCCTGGTCGAAGAAGGAATGAAGGAGCAAGCCGCTTAG
- a CDS encoding SRPBCC family protein: MPTVETTVWIQAPLAKVYAIAKDNRAFPEFMKDVKSLEIVEEEGSRIVSDWVGLIPQFMLKVRWRQEDVWDDGAHRCVFRQLSGDYDKMEGYWQFAEENGGTRFDSVVEYEYNVPTVGALIKKVIHGIVTKNLENLQAAIKARAEG; encoded by the coding sequence ATGCCCACCGTTGAAACGACCGTGTGGATCCAGGCGCCGCTGGCGAAAGTGTACGCGATCGCCAAGGACAACCGTGCCTTCCCCGAGTTCATGAAGGACGTGAAGTCCCTGGAAATCGTGGAAGAGGAAGGTTCGCGCATCGTGAGCGACTGGGTCGGACTGATTCCGCAGTTCATGCTCAAGGTCCGCTGGCGGCAGGAGGACGTGTGGGACGACGGCGCCCACCGGTGCGTCTTCCGCCAGCTTTCAGGGGACTACGACAAGATGGAGGGCTACTGGCAGTTCGCCGAAGAGAACGGCGGCACGCGATTCGACAGCGTGGTCGAGTACGAGTACAACGTCCCCACGGTCGGCGCGCTGATCAAGAAGGTGATCCACGGCATCGTCACCAAGAACCTGGAGAACCTGCAAGCCGCGATCAAGGCAAGAGCGGAGGGTTAG
- a CDS encoding alcohol dehydrogenase catalytic domain-containing protein, whose amino-acid sequence MSESPSGTMRALILERPGCIALREIPIPVPGPGELLIRVRAATTCGTDLKAFVRGHPQIPMPGVFGHEYSGVVAVAGSGARFREGDAVMGVHSAPCQACSWCRRGQENLCESIMATKVLGSFAEYLLIPERIARLNVFLKPEDLSFERASLLEPLSCVAEGVNHLGVAGEGRQRVLVIGAGAIGLMFAAVLRTHEVTVAGRNPSRLAVAQQLGARTSSLQALEADCFDVVIECTGSVDVWERAPAHARRGGLVVLFGGCPSGTRASFDTARLHYDQIALVSPFHFGTASVRRAREWLFEAQDAFGLVLTSERPLDDGPEVFEGLRAGRDIKVVLRP is encoded by the coding sequence ATGAGCGAATCACCCTCTGGCACGATGCGGGCTCTCATCCTCGAGCGCCCGGGTTGCATCGCTCTGCGCGAGATTCCCATTCCCGTTCCCGGGCCCGGCGAGCTGCTGATCCGCGTGCGCGCGGCCACGACGTGCGGGACCGATCTGAAGGCCTTCGTGCGCGGCCATCCCCAGATTCCCATGCCCGGCGTTTTCGGGCACGAGTACAGCGGCGTGGTGGCTGTCGCGGGCAGTGGCGCGCGCTTCCGGGAGGGCGATGCCGTGATGGGGGTCCACTCGGCCCCCTGCCAGGCGTGTTCCTGGTGTCGACGCGGCCAAGAGAATCTGTGCGAGAGCATCATGGCCACCAAGGTGTTGGGCAGTTTCGCCGAATACCTGTTGATTCCCGAGCGCATCGCCCGCCTCAACGTGTTCTTGAAGCCCGAAGACCTTTCCTTCGAGCGGGCCAGCCTCTTGGAGCCCCTCTCGTGCGTTGCCGAGGGCGTGAACCACCTCGGTGTTGCCGGCGAGGGCCGCCAACGCGTCCTGGTGATCGGAGCGGGCGCGATCGGCCTGATGTTTGCGGCGGTGCTGCGGACGCACGAAGTCACCGTTGCGGGCCGCAATCCGAGCCGCCTCGCCGTCGCGCAACAGTTGGGAGCCCGGACGTCGTCCCTCCAGGCGTTGGAAGCGGACTGTTTCGACGTGGTGATCGAGTGCACGGGGAGCGTGGATGTGTGGGAGCGGGCCCCCGCCCATGCGCGCCGGGGCGGCCTGGTCGTACTGTTCGGCGGATGTCCTTCCGGCACGCGCGCCTCGTTCGACACGGCCCGGCTGCACTACGATCAGATCGCCCTGGTCTCGCCGTTCCACTTTGGGACCGCGTCGGTCCGTCGCGCCCGGGAGTGGCTCTTCGAGGCGCAAGACGCCTTCGGCCTGGTGCTCACCTCCGAGCGGCCCCTCGACGACGGCCCCGAAGTGTTCGAGGGCCTGCGCGCCGGCCGGGACATCAAGGTGGTGCTGCGGCCGTGA
- a CDS encoding alcohol dehydrogenase catalytic domain-containing protein translates to MNVALYEKGTGLRIAPWDDPTVPAGGLLVHTEACGLCSGELMEWYMDAKAPHVLGHEVAGIVQESDDARFPVGSRVFPHHHAPCGVCDVCRAGHPVHCPQWKATRLDPGGMADRFAVAASNLNDTLVVDDLRAIDAALIEPLACVAKSLRRARVREGDQVAVVGLGVMGLMHAHWAPGAVGYDVNPARVAWAGGIGLDARPAEHPEPADVVVVCPGSEDALRFAAAIARPGARIVLFAPMPPGEEARVPLNRLYFQDVELVSSYSCGPEDSISAARALRQGVVRAEQVVSHFIGINELPGAYGAMKRGEILKPMVVFT, encoded by the coding sequence GTGAACGTGGCCCTCTACGAGAAGGGAACGGGCCTGCGCATCGCTCCGTGGGACGACCCGACGGTTCCGGCGGGCGGCTTGCTGGTTCACACGGAGGCGTGCGGCCTCTGCTCCGGGGAGTTGATGGAGTGGTACATGGACGCCAAGGCCCCCCACGTGTTGGGACACGAGGTTGCGGGGATCGTGCAAGAGAGCGACGACGCGCGGTTCCCGGTCGGATCCCGCGTGTTTCCGCACCACCACGCCCCGTGCGGGGTGTGCGACGTGTGCCGGGCTGGACACCCGGTGCACTGCCCGCAGTGGAAGGCCACGCGTCTCGACCCGGGCGGCATGGCCGACCGGTTCGCCGTGGCTGCGTCCAACCTGAACGACACTCTCGTCGTCGACGATCTGCGGGCGATCGATGCGGCGCTGATCGAGCCCCTCGCATGCGTGGCCAAGTCCCTTCGTCGCGCCCGCGTGAGAGAGGGCGACCAGGTCGCGGTCGTGGGGCTCGGCGTCATGGGGCTGATGCATGCCCACTGGGCGCCTGGCGCGGTGGGTTACGACGTGAACCCCGCCCGGGTGGCCTGGGCCGGCGGAATCGGCCTGGACGCGCGCCCCGCCGAGCATCCCGAACCGGCGGACGTGGTGGTCGTGTGTCCGGGAAGCGAGGACGCGCTCCGATTCGCGGCGGCGATCGCCCGCCCGGGTGCTCGGATCGTCCTCTTTGCGCCGATGCCGCCCGGCGAGGAGGCCCGGGTTCCGCTGAACCGCCTGTACTTCCAGGACGTCGAACTAGTGAGCAGCTACTCGTGCGGACCCGAAGATTCGATCAGTGCCGCAAGGGCTCTGCGCCAAGGAGTCGTCCGAGCAGAACAGGTGGTGAGTCACTTCATCGGAATAAACGAACTCCCCGGCGCGTATGGAGCGATGAAGCGCGGAGAAATCCTCAAACCCATGGTGGTGTTTACTTGA